The sequence TGTGTGGGTGGGTGGTGGTGCAAGACTAATATTAGCCTAATAAGTTTCTTTTTTCGTTCGCGGGCTGTGGGGCGTGCTAGTGCTTTAACAGAGATGTTATAGTTGCTTTATTAATTGGTAGGATATTTTTTGTGTATGTAGAACCACATACttgtttttttattaattttgtttttgctGCTAGCGGGAAGGGCTGCCTCCTCCTGTTAAGAAATTGCAGAAAGGTTTGTCAAGCAGATCACATTCCTTTTTCATTTCAGTATAAAGAACAGTATACCTAGTTGCTAGATTTCTTGTAGCTTGACTAGGCATCATATAATTGTGTTTTAGTCCTGCATTGGGGTAGTTGATCTAGTTGATCAGTGTAGTCTACATCATATCATTGAGATCCTAACTGTAAGATCAGGAGGTGGTCCTGATAGTTGTATCAGGAGCATATCTTGTGGTCGAGGATGTTTCATTTTATGATATGAAGAAGCCACGTGATATGTTCATTTCTGCATTTCTGAATGGAAGATAGTTTTTATCTTTGCAGTCCTGAAACTGGTTGCATGTATATTCATTATTAGCATTTTAATAAATTTCAATAGGCATTTTAATACTATCCGACTAGCATTTAAAATATTCACATGAAGCAATTTAGAAATGTTTCGGCTTTCTATCGATTAGTACATAAGCATTGTATGCAACTTATGCTAAATCAACTAGCATTTTGGTAGAACTTATAATCATTTATATAGAACTAACAATCTCTATTGCCAGGGTGCCTTGCTGATGTTTACTCCTAATACTAACTGCACTCTATTCTTTTCATGTTTCCAATTCTCTTTTTGGTCACACAAAACAGTGTTTAGGATCTGAAACCGAtaatttttatgcatgcaaGTTTTCCATAGTGAATCATCACTATAACATGCTCTTAGGCTGTAAGGCTTGTACTATTGTATTTTTCGTTATATCCCTTATTGAGTTTTCAACATTCTATCCATAGCAAAACACAGTTTTTTCCCTCACAGCTTGGTGTTCGCGGTGGCTTGAGAGTTCGTAAGATCGTCATCGGTAAGAAATTTAGTTGCAGCTCAATCCCAATTTGATTCATGCACAGCTTGGTAGTAGTTGTAGTAGCTCcaatattctgtttgatcagcacTACACTTGAGGCAATCACAGCATGTATGCTGGTAGTTTTGCAATTTTAATAATGTCTAGAATTTAGATAGGCAAAAATGCCTTTGTATATATTCTGATTTGCTTACCGGTTTTCAAACCTTTGCTTATGAGATCCCAAAAATTACTTTTTTATTGTACTTGTTGAAGCATCCAGAAGCAAGGAAATTAGGAGGATTGGTGGTACAAGTGTAGTTCTTGGTGAGAATATTAGCTTTGAAGGGTGGTGCTAGCTTTTTATTTCTAAACTGCAAGCTTTTTTACCAAAACAGGAAAGATGGCTCTACGTGTTTTGTCTTTTTCTAAAAATAGAAAGGCCGTACGGCCGGCCTAAATTACGGCCGGCCTAAATTACGGCCGAGTCCTAACAAAAATTGCTTACTGCTCAAAAAAATAATATGATTATCGTTTAAAAAATCATTAGAACTGCAACAGAACTGTATGGCGGCGTCGCGAGGAAGACTGAAAGTCTGAAACCTCAAACCTGTGCAATGAGCCTGAGCGACTACGGAGATCGAGGACGTAAACCAGCGCATCCGCCGAATGACCTGtacgcgcgttgctgcgggccCGTCTCTTGATGCAAATTTGGCTAGATGCCCCTCCGCGCTCTTCTGGGCTCGAGATAGAAGAAAAGAAGGCACCAAAACAGTATGGGCTTGGAGGCCCAAAAGTGGGCGGCAGGGCCACATAATATGGGCCCAGCAAAGCACCACGCCAAATTCACGGAAGCCCATAGCTGTTACTCTTCTGCGGCCTGCCGGCAGCGCTGtgccggtgggcggtggcccgCCCGGTGCTTTGTTTGCAGAAGCAACGACCCGATATCTGACTGTCTGAACTTTTCGCGAGAGCTTTCAGTTCAACTCCATCTcgcgaaaaaagaaaaacagaatgCGGTGAGCCGAGGCTCTGAAAGACAGAATACGATTCCGAGCACAGCTATGGCTTCCAATGAGTTCAAACTTCAAAGCCAAATACGTAACTGACAAAGCTGCTGATACAAGTCCAAAAGGGTAGCCAGCTGTTTGACCTGATGCGACAGTAAAAAAAACCTAACATAGCAGTAGGAGAGCATCTCCGCGTCAGTGCGTCGCAGTTTGAGACGCTGATCAGGACGCGCTGATGAATCACTTCTACACCTCTTGACGACAAGAACATGTAGCGTCTTGTTTGGTTTGTACTGTGCTAATAAATAGTGATATTTTGATAATTAATTACGgtatcaaacaaagtcagtttacaaaactaatttcagaacccccgcgctagtgatcctgaagaatctaatgagatttttgaccgcgtgattagtgaatagtactgtagcatcactgtagctaattatcgattgattaccgtcattagattcgtcgcggaaagttacacccatccctaaatttttttttgcaaattgacTTCATTTACTACTTCATGCATAAAAGATTCTCTCATAGAATGGAATAGAATAGTGTGAAGCAAACACGTCCTAGATATTCTACTCGCGTAAGTACAACAACGACCCAGATTACCACCGGCTAGTGCTGACACTTTTGTGCTTTGTGAAGCTAACCTCAGTGACTAGTGAGAGCATTGGGCATCACATGCATGAGTGGTATGAGGGCCACTGACCCTCCAATTGCAAGGAACTCAAAGGCAGTAAAGCACACTGGCTACACCACATGCGTAGCCTGCAATAGATCAAGATAGCAAAATGACAGACCGATTTAGTAGTAGAGTATGTTGTATCTGCTGATTTGACAGACTCACCAGCGTACCATTGATGTGCTTTCCTGACCAATTTACTGATGATGCAGCCTTCTTTCCCTTTGAGCAATACTTTCTCGAGTACTCTACTTTCTCCCTCGTGGCCGTAGGATGGTGGTGTTTGATTCTCTAATCTCGTAGGCGTctacgagtttttttttttgtgtgcccATTTAAGCTTTTGGCTCCTTGGTACATCTCACATGCGCCTTGTCCGCATCCATGTGGTGCGGCAGTGAGCAAACTGCTGCTCGCCTTTCTTTGCAACCTCCTCTTGCTTTTTCACAGAGACTTGCTGAAGCTGAACTTCTTCAGCCATGGTCGATAAGAGCTTTCTTTTCAGAAGCCTTACCGGTTACAACCAACGACAAGTGATCTGATCTCATCCACAATTCCACCCGAAGTCCCGTCCACGACGCTCGTAGCTACAGGGCTGGGActtgggccgtgccgtgccggcccggGCCTCTCGTGCCTCGTGCCGTGTCGGATTTAGATTTTTAGTCACGATCGGCAcatcgtgccgtgccgtgctggCACGACAAGTCTATTATCAAGTCCAAGCACGGCCTATGGCACGCCGGCACGccttcgtgccgtgccggcccaagcacggccctcCGGATACTTACAATTGGATTGATATGCATCGatatataaatattattattgcaATTAGAAAGCACAAACTATCCATGGTATGAAAATTACATGATTTTCTTGAATGAATAAtattttctttcatgattaTTGTTAATTAGAAAGGAAGATTAACTGTCATAATAGAACAAGGGGCTACGTAATGGCCGATGGGCTGttttcgtgccgtgccggcccaagcacggcccaaAATGCGGGTCGTGCCATATAGCCCGTCGTGCTGAAATTctaggcacggcacggcccacgTGTTCGTGTCGTGCCGGCACGGCACAAAATATTTCGTGCCGTACCGTGCTTTGGGTTGTGCCAAATGATCGTGccgcggcccgcccaaaaatggCACGGCCGGTCCCAGCTGCTGTGCTAATTTTCGGAAATAGAATATTATTTTggagaagtagtacaaaattttaaattaaagagGGTTGAAGATGTCCCTAAGGGTCACCCATTGACACCCCTAGGTTAGTCATGTGCATCCTAGAAAAAACTTAAAAAGAACAGGAACCCTCGTCCACGGTCATTACAAAAATACGCACGGAAAATCTTATGTACAATAATGCAATGTCTAGTACAATTTCTAAAACACCCGTGAATACACTCGAATTATGCGAGGTCGGATTTATCAGCTGAGAGCGTGCTCCTCTTGCTTGATCCTCCATGTTTTTTGGCGGTTGCCTGAAAGAAACACAACCAGCAGAAGATCGACAAGCTAAAGTGATGCAAAGCATCTCTCCCTATGCTGTGTTTCCGACCGTTGTAGGCTCTCCTAACGTTTTCATTCTATGTGGGGTCACCAAATCGAATActagtagtatttttttttgtgtgtgggAGGAGAGGAAGATAACTTTTTTCGAGAGGAACAAATAGGCTAAAATGAAAAGAATATTGTCGAACCTCAGCACAAAAGGCACATGGACTTGTGCCCGGCTACGACACAAGCGACGAGGGACGCCATCAGCTGACACAGTAGCTAGCTCTGTAGCTCATttgggccgtgtttagttcccctcaactcctccaaactttccatcacatcgaaatcacatcgaaacattaaatatagcaaatgactcatgcatggagtactaaatgtaagtaaataaaaaactaattgcatagttttgatgtacgttgcgagacgaatcttttgagcctagttagcctatgaTAGGATAATATTTACTACATATAAACAAAAAATGCTACAATGCTTTTCGCAAACACTTTTCGCATCCTTTTCACAACTAAACACAGTCTGTTTTGTAAAACTGTAAGGCAACTGTTGACTTGACATTTGAGAGTCTGGAGGAGAGGACTTGGTGGTAACTTGCGCGTCACCACGCCGCCGCTTTCACTGCGGCGGCGTTGGGCgctgcggtggacggcggcacAGGATCGATGTACTTGCGCTCCGCGGCCATGggttgcgccgccgcgcccggcacGTCGTGACCGGGTCGCAGCAATCCCTGCTGCCATTTCGGACGCAGCGGCCCGCGGACACACGGGCGCGCCGGCGCGTCCACCTCGGCTCGCTccgaggcgggcggcgggcgtgcACCGCCCCTGGCGGAGCGGCTGCCGAGGTTACCTCCCCCTCCCCGCCCTCGGTACTCCGAAAACCTCGTTGCCGGCCGGCTGTGCTCGTCGGGAGGCTCGCCGCGTCTCACGCCGCCCGATCCGCCAGCTGCCAGGTGACACACAACTaaaccaacaaaaaaaaaaggcatgctTGATTCCTGCTCTGCACACGATAATATTTTCTTTCTCATCAAGCAGAAGAGCAGGAGTAGCTCGCAAGCTTCCTTGATTCCTGGAGCTCATCCTGCCGGCGAGCTAGTGAGCTGCTCCCGGCCCTAATCATGAGTCCGTTCGTTCATCCCCCTTTGTAGGCAAAGGCCGTGTAGCTCGAACCATTTTCACCCCAAGCTTTATAGTGCATTATCCTGCCCAAAAAGAATAGAAAACGCCACACCCACTCCACTGCTCCCAACTCGCCGTACTGTATTTTTATCCACGGACCACATGGCAGAAACGGGAAACCGCGCTGCCCACCGCTCCCCGTTTCGCACCGCACCATCCCCAGTCCCCGACTCCACAAGTCCACAGAGctcagctgcagctcagctcaGCTCCCTATAAATCACACGGCTGGCCACGGCCACGCCGCCACCACTCACTCCATTCCATTTCACCAAGACCACCGCTGCTTCCCCAGCCAGCAGCTCTCGGAGGCACAGAGATCCATTCGGCGGGAGCCAGGACCAGGAGAGATCGTGATGGcagacgccgccggccgcgccgccgctccgggcggcccgtcgtcgtcggggtgccgcggcgggcgcgggtgcGGGCTGGCGCTGGGGCGGCTGGTGCGGAAGCTGCGGCGGCAGAGCCGGATGCTGGTGTGCACGGCGGGGGCGCGCCACGCCCACGGCCACGCCGCGTCGTCGTCCGCGCGGTGCCACCAGTACGACCCGCTCAGCTACGCGCGCAACTTCGACCTGGGCACGGCGCTGGACGGCAGCGAGGGCTACTACTCCTTCGCCTCCCGGTTCGTGCTCGCCGCGGcccccgcgcggcggccgcagTAGGAACATGCCGGCGAGGCCAGGTCGAGGCGCCAGCCCGATGGACGCGGCCGGCTTGGTGGCTGGAGCCGCGAGTACTGCTAGCTCATTAGCCTGCCATTGGCGTTAGCTCGTAGCTAGAGTTCAGTTCGTTTAGGTGCAGTGGTTCTTGTACGGCATGTGTAGTAACGGGTGGATGTGTTTATACGAGATTGAGATGTGGTGGTGGCTGTAAAAGAGTTTCCCCGGCAGGCATCCTTGCCTCCTTTTCACtttcggttttttttttttgggggggtgGGTCAGAGGAGGAATCAGccaagaggaggggaggggagtcaGAGGAGGAATCAGCCAAGAGGAAATGTTCTGAAGATCACAGTGAAACTGAACGAGATGCCTTAATGGTTCATCTAAAACTTTTTTTTCCTCAGCCTAGTTTCTTGAGATCTTATTCCCAATTGTCTTCCAGAACAAATTTGGGCttattctttaaaaaaaaattgggctTCTCTGCGCGAGAAACTTCACGGAGAACAAGAACATTTTACCAGCGCGGCGTGGTCCATGGGCTGATCCTTGGCCCTTTTCCAGATCCTCTAGCCGGTCCTCTTTGGTTTTATAGCATAGGGTACCGTAGTGAACTTTAACCATTAATTAGAGTTATTAAATAAAGTTAGTTTACAAAACTACTTCCTCCGTCTTGAAATATATGTCAtactaaaatttgaaatttattcTCAAATATATGTTATTTTAGGTTGAGAGTAAACACAAATATTTTAATTGTGTATCATTTTCGGGTCTTTCCCAATAGAAAAATGTGCATGCAACCATATAGGGGAGGTACATGTGGGGGAGGTGCAAAAGAAAAATACATAGTAGTTTAATTAGTACATTCTcaatgcttaataattaggggtaggagagtcttttctACATAACCATAATTTGACCTAAAAACTCTAGAATGATatacatttcaggacggagggagtaattccacaactcctgcgctacttcgcgagacgaatctaacgaggtaTTTGACCGTATAATTAGAGGAttgttactgtagtattactgtagtcaattatgaattaattaggattATTAAATTCGTCGCGCAAAGTTAGACCTATATATAACTAtgtaaaaaagttttgtaaataaattttatttaatattctatGCATGCAAGATTTGCTCGTAGGTATTGGTGTGCTAGGGACCCCTGGCACAGTACGGAGTGCTATAGTGCAGAACAAGATAATGTGCGGCAGCGGCATGACGGAAGCTGCGAGGCTGGCATTAGCAATAGCAAGGTTTGATTGCACCCAGTGAGAAGTGGTTGGCGCCAGTACAATTATTGGCCGCTGCAAGTCACGGACACCACCGCTGCGCGCCACTGATTATTCGCATCGAAGCAGACTGCTGCCGTCGTGGGTGCGCCACGAGCACGCGATGGTGGGCACCGCCgatcggcggcggccagggccacGGCGAGGCGCAGCAGGCAATGAGTTAAAATTGGCCGTGGCGGGGGACCGAGCTACGCACGGTTGGCGCGCACTCCAGGTGCGGAGGCCGTGGGTCCTGCGTTCGAGCTCTGCTCGACGCTAGATTTTCCCAACgaatgttgagggcatgtgtggGGGTGTGTGTGCACGTGCGTGTGGTGTGAGTGTTTCAGTATGGCGTGTTTCGAGACTACTCCCGATACTCCTGGGtgattttaaaaaagaaaaaaaaaatggctGTGGCCGCATTGATTCACTTCACCGGAGCGGCAGCTACAATGCTGgccccaaatttttttttcttgcgggTTTGATCAGGTGTGGCGTTTTTTTTGATTGGATCAGGTGTGGCGTTTTTTTTGATTGGATCAGGTGTGGCGTTTTCGAGTACGTAGTATAGTATTTGAGTTCCAACGTGTGgcattttatttcttttcttttcttttctttttttgcgaggaaaacGTGTGGCGTTTTCGGTTATGGTTTGGGCACACCACAAGTTTTGCAAATCGGCGCGCATATCATAATTCATACAAATGCAGAGTCGCAGCAAAGATTTCCTTGTACACATTTTACACCCCCACGCTACTGAAGTATCACAGTGCGCATAATTAGGCTACTTTACCAGACAAAAAAATGGACCCGGGAAATAAGAATTAACGAACAGAAGGGTGAATTTGTGGGAGAAATTCTTCTATTTTCCTTCATCCTTTTTTAACGGATGTTTGGATTTTTCATCAATTATTAGAAGTTCAGAGCTCCCAAGGCCCAAAACCTCTCATTTGTTCAATGGCCGGACCTAGTAACGTGGTCACTACTTATATGGGCTTTCTGGCTCCAATGGGAcgtgtccttttttttttaaccaAGCAAGCAATAAATGGGCTATTGGCTGAATATGGAGGAGCCTAGTATTAGGGGCTAGTGGTGGTGCTCCTGCTCGtgcagccggcggcggggactcCTATATATATTGTGGAAGGTGATTAACCAATTCATCTATAAAATCCATTAAAACCCAATTAATGAtctattttttgaaaaatattgaacCATGTTTCAAAAATATTGAACCAATATTCTGAAAATGTTGAACCAGCATTTTATAAATATTGAACCAATATTTGAAAAATGTTGAACCAATATATTGAAATGTTGAATCTCAAAAAAGTCACCTTCTTCGGGGCCGGCGGCAGCTCCGGCCAGTGCAGGGGACGCGGCGCGCGTGCAGGGTGGaaccacggcggcgacggcacgcGCAGGGCGGAGCTACGGTGGCGACGGCGCGCCCGGTGGCGCAAGACGCGCGCAGCGTAGGTCGCAGGTGGCGGTGCAGGAGGCGCGCGGCGCGAAGCCCCCGCGAACACGGCGGGAGGCGACGGCGAAGGGAGCCCGCGGCACGGAGTCGGCGTGCGGCAGCAGCgctggggtgcggcggcggcggcgcacagggaaggaaggagaaggagaaggagggttAGGGTTGAGTGAAGGGGATAGATGAGTGAGATTGGTTACACAAATCTCAAATACTGAAAGATGGGTAAAAAAACTTCCAAAAAATATATAGAAttggcggccggcggtgcgTCGTCGGATTTTCTCCCCGACCGTCGGCAACCTCTCGAGATGTGACAGCCCAGGTATTTAATTAGCtaaaaccaaagtctagttgaggtCAAAGTGAGAAAATGAAAttttacacatgaaatgacgagtcaaTTGAATCAAGGTTTTTAAAGATTTAAACTATTttgtttcaaattttaaataaacattccttgaaaataatttctataacattgctcaaatgaacttttgcctaaaactaAATTTATAGAGTTTTAAAtgatgaacaactttcatgttcgtGATTTTTCAAGTTGCCACGCAAAAACTTGAGAAAAATTTAAATGGTGAAAAGGGCCATATTTCGAATTTGTAAGAGTTTAAAATTAACTTTTAATGTaggcttcaaatgaaaaagtgcctaaaacgaaagttgtagtatttgaagttttgaacaactttcgtattcaaaagtttttcgtttGACCTCGGGAGCAAGGAGAAAAACTGAATTTAGAAACTGAATTTTGGAACTTTGAGTTATTTACAAATCTGCCATCACCtccatctccctctctcctccctctctgtttCTTGCCGTGACAGCATTCCCTGGCCCCTTCCGCGCTCGCCACGTGCCCCCGTCGCCCCTCCGCGCGACACGCTGTCGAAcgccgtcgcctcgccgtcgtcgctctCGACGTTAGTGCCACACGCGTCGCCTTGTCTAGCATCTCGCCGCCGCTCAAGCCTTCCCTATCCGATCGAAAGCGAACTCCGATTTCGTTTCTCCCCCTCCTCGCTCCCTCCCTGCGcccaggggcgccgccgcaagccATGGCCGCTGCCGCCCTAGCTCACCGCGGAGCGCCACCCTCCGGCCTTCATCTGCCCCAGCCGACCCCCGGGAATGGGATCCCCATCCCTTAGTGAAGCTCACCAGCCCGACCTTTGGCCCCTCCCCTCACCgcagctgcgccgccggccgccattagcgccgccgcccgtggcctTCATGGTGAACTCCTCCGTCCGCCCCTCCACTGCTCAAATAGACCTTCCTGCGAGCTTCCTTACCGTCCACCGAACCTTCCCAGCTCAATCCTGCCGCTCCACCCACGctggagcgccgccaccgccgagccacaccaccaccgccgccactgtCACGCCGACGAGTTGCCTCCGACCACCCCAGGCCCCACCGAGGACACCTAGAGGTAGCTCTCGACGCCGACATCCTCCTCCACCCCggggcccccgccgccggcgagctccctcgccgggaaacggcggcgccgccctccctatcccctcccctgttttcaaATCCGGCCAAGGGCATATATGCGAGGCCCCAAATCTttctagggggttttctgcaaattcTAGGGACCCATCTGCAATATTTAGAtttgttttcaaatttttacagtgagtttgtaattcaattaaaaatcatagaaaataataaaatagCAAATGAAGACTTTTTGGAATATTTATCCAAATATCTACAATCTGGAACCATAATATGACATGTTTTAATTAGAAATTTttgaacaaaaatagatttatgttTAATAGTGAATAAAGACtagttttttttatctttttaatAACTAATGCTTGAAGCCATATCATGCTATGACATTTTTATGGTAGCATGTATATGTGATTCTAgtgttactataaaaatttcatggtcatttCTCATGTTTGGATTTAGTTTTAATTAAATCTTGATTTATGCCTAAGTTAAATGGTTTTATTCCTTCAAGTTGTCCTACTATGTTTCATGAGCTAAAACTTTTACAAATCCTCTATACCAGTGTCTAGTTACTGTGGAAAATTTTTAGTTATGCCTAACTAGaccaaatattttttattaagGAGAATTGCATTAATTAGTAAAAAATAGTTATAATGTTTggaaaaatataatatttttactagagattTTCCTTATGAACCTAATCACTTTTCCAAATTATGAAGCCCAGAATATTAGTAGAATGGTCTGTATAAATTAACCTTGGTCTATGTCACTATAACTTGATTTACTtttgatgccttgtgtagtgcTTCTTTAAGTCTAAAAAATCTACAGTAGTTTCATCATGAGATCACCAACACTTCGTTAAGATTTCATTACCATTACTTACATGATTTAACATGTACAATTTATCCTAGTTTGACTAGTGTTTGTTGAAATACTTGTGTTACATGACTTGGTAGGATTTGGAAAAAAACCACCCCGTTCTTTTATGAACTAAATTGTGttaaattactactctataaatgactgcccaggaaataTTAATTAAGAAGTTTCACATCCAAACTCACTATAGCTGGAATGTAACTTTATCgtaaagaaaaaataataacaccTAAATCACTAAGCAACtcggaactttgcattcatacatatgcattgttgcatttcatttagatacgatagatgaaccacgtgaagaATGTGACGTTGGAGCCAAACCAGAAGACGGTGGATAATggacacatctagaagatggacggatggatcccgatatgcacgaccgaaggaagatgctcgccgagcgATTATCccctaactaacactgacctagtgttaattccaggcaagccccggagtatgtcctatctattttaaatttttgcaacttattatttctatctacttgcgcatttaagtttaaaggagttgcttggaaccttagctgcatgattcctaggtacctatgcttgaacac comes from Panicum virgatum strain AP13 chromosome 4K, P.virgatum_v5, whole genome shotgun sequence and encodes:
- the LOC120704167 gene encoding uncharacterized protein LOC120704167, with protein sequence MADAAGRAAAPGGPSSSGCRGGRGCGLALGRLVRKLRRQSRMLVCTAGARHAHGHAASSSARCHQYDPLSYARNFDLGTALDGSEGYYSFASRFVLAAAPARRPQ